The Acidicapsa acidisoli genome contains a region encoding:
- a CDS encoding TonB-dependent receptor domain-containing protein has product MQRFKSWLKTFSVLLALLSLFSVPLLAQTFRGSINGTVTDSSGAVVPGAKVTATDVSTAAGRDTVTSGAGEFLFSDLPLSTYTVKVEAAGFQTTEVTGVQVLAGKIYTLPVKLSVTQQATTIEVSADSLSLDTTTVTQTTTLEGKSLQDVPLNGRDFTQLLGTSAAFAGYNNTGSVNGTRSNQINYTINGTDNNDLYLNADAVNQGSISGIAGVIYPIDALDEYSLQTTGNSETGRSPGGNLNVTTKSGTNEFHGDAYYYNRNEALAVASPFHTPGSPALPLRNQNYGASVGGPLWRDHTFLFLLYEEQKFVIGEANNVTEPSPAYQTAALAELSKYGVQPSQVSQNILNTLWDPSVIANLPANPLNYTTSAPESGYSHNVVAHLDHNFSDRSHLSAIWYFGQGFAVAPSCVFVCGYLPEYFQSVPSHIQNFNTVWNFAIRPNLSNQLAAGASFFTQAFADANHSQDPLTLAGLNTGASLSGAPQLTINGFDSIGVTPTSGRNDISGQLADTLSWTVGKHQVRFGLEYRRAYIDLYYNWGGRGAFNFGTGPSPLGPWAGDPSVSDPNVLYLADYMAGYAYTSGITLGTQERFIYTHTGSAFAEDSWQVTPKLNVNLGLRYDYQQPFYTNPANLSIFDPNNGGLVVADSGSGTPQYIYDSNKLNFSPRFGLSYQPFSHTVIRANYGLYFDQPAGQAFFGNIGIPNGGAGGVNNNPAGSQPNESIVLNAPSTPTPIWTSNQATPIFTASQGQPTGSNVVSIYSASRNFKTPYAELFGLNIEQSLGSGWQLNVGYVGSVSRHNLVLQDINQNALGGDQNPSTVTVNGNTFTYQQSTRPYFSQYPNFGIINQLNSAASASYNALQITLRSNLWHGFTNQFAYTWSHNLDDSSAFNILPQNSNNLAGDWGNAEYDVRNHFSAYVNYAIPTLAYGPKALTRGWEVNGILKFQNGEPVNILSGSDNSGTAEGEDRGTITGSALNNNRSVQGHSFAQYLNPSSFAAPAPGTYGNLGRNQVIGPGFSDVDLSLIKNIPIYKERVRAQFRVEMFNVLNHINLAAPVNNVASGSFGASTSTIGIQYGAPGIGSGEPYNTQLALKIIF; this is encoded by the coding sequence CGTGCAGGTGCTGGCTGGCAAGATATACACGCTTCCCGTCAAGCTGTCCGTAACGCAGCAGGCCACCACCATCGAGGTCTCCGCCGACAGCCTGTCGCTCGACACCACCACCGTCACGCAGACCACGACCCTAGAAGGCAAATCGCTGCAAGATGTGCCACTTAACGGCCGCGATTTTACGCAGCTTCTCGGCACCTCGGCGGCCTTTGCGGGCTACAACAACACCGGCTCAGTCAACGGTACGCGCAGCAACCAGATTAACTACACCATCAACGGCACGGACAACAACGATCTGTACCTGAACGCGGACGCGGTCAATCAAGGCAGCATCAGCGGCATAGCCGGCGTCATCTATCCCATTGACGCGCTCGACGAGTACTCGCTCCAGACGACCGGCAACAGCGAAACCGGCCGCAGCCCCGGCGGCAACCTGAACGTCACCACCAAATCCGGCACCAATGAGTTCCACGGCGATGCTTACTACTACAACCGCAATGAGGCGCTGGCCGTAGCCTCGCCGTTTCATACCCCGGGGTCGCCCGCACTGCCGTTGCGCAACCAGAATTATGGCGCTTCGGTTGGCGGGCCCCTCTGGCGCGACCATACCTTCCTCTTCCTCCTCTACGAGGAACAGAAGTTCGTCATCGGCGAGGCCAATAACGTCACCGAACCTTCGCCGGCCTACCAGACCGCGGCGCTCGCGGAGTTGAGCAAATACGGCGTCCAGCCCAGCCAGGTCTCGCAGAACATCCTCAACACGCTGTGGGATCCGAGCGTCATCGCCAATCTGCCCGCCAATCCGCTCAACTACACCACCAGCGCACCGGAGAGCGGCTACAGCCACAATGTCGTGGCCCATCTCGACCACAACTTCAGCGACCGCAGCCATCTTTCTGCCATCTGGTACTTCGGCCAGGGCTTCGCCGTGGCTCCCAGCTGCGTGTTCGTCTGCGGATACCTGCCCGAGTACTTCCAGTCCGTTCCCTCGCACATTCAGAACTTCAACACAGTGTGGAACTTCGCTATCCGCCCCAACCTGAGCAACCAGCTTGCCGCCGGCGCCAGCTTCTTTACGCAAGCCTTTGCCGATGCGAACCACAGCCAGGATCCTCTGACTCTGGCCGGCCTCAACACGGGCGCTAGTCTGTCCGGCGCTCCGCAGCTTACCATCAACGGTTTCGACTCGATTGGTGTTACGCCGACCTCTGGCCGCAATGACATCTCCGGCCAGCTTGCGGACACGCTTTCCTGGACGGTCGGCAAGCACCAGGTGCGCTTCGGCCTTGAGTATCGCCGCGCCTACATCGACCTCTACTACAACTGGGGCGGCCGCGGCGCCTTCAACTTCGGCACCGGCCCAAGCCCACTCGGACCCTGGGCAGGCGATCCTTCTGTTTCCGACCCCAATGTCCTGTATCTGGCCGACTACATGGCCGGCTACGCGTATACGTCCGGCATTACCCTCGGCACCCAGGAGCGCTTCATCTATACCCACACCGGATCCGCGTTCGCGGAGGACTCCTGGCAGGTCACGCCGAAGCTGAACGTCAACCTCGGCCTGCGTTATGACTACCAGCAGCCCTTCTACACCAACCCCGCAAACCTCTCCATCTTCGACCCCAATAACGGAGGTCTGGTGGTAGCCGACTCCGGCTCAGGCACTCCGCAGTATATCTACGACAGCAACAAGCTCAACTTCTCGCCGCGCTTCGGTCTCTCTTACCAGCCATTCAGCCACACGGTCATCCGCGCCAACTACGGCCTGTACTTTGACCAACCAGCCGGCCAGGCCTTCTTTGGCAATATCGGCATCCCCAACGGCGGCGCCGGTGGCGTCAACAACAACCCGGCCGGCAGCCAGCCGAACGAATCCATCGTTCTAAACGCTCCCAGTACTCCGACGCCCATCTGGACGTCCAACCAGGCAACGCCTATCTTCACGGCCAGCCAGGGTCAGCCCACAGGCAGCAACGTGGTTTCCATCTACTCGGCCAGCCGCAACTTCAAGACGCCCTACGCCGAACTCTTCGGTCTGAACATTGAGCAGAGCCTGGGTAGCGGGTGGCAGTTGAACGTCGGCTACGTGGGTTCGGTCAGCCGCCACAACCTCGTCTTGCAGGACATCAACCAGAACGCACTGGGAGGCGACCAGAACCCCTCGACTGTGACGGTAAACGGAAACACGTTCACTTATCAGCAGTCCACGCGGCCCTACTTCAGCCAATACCCCAATTTCGGGATCATCAACCAGCTTAACTCCGCCGCCTCGGCCAGCTATAACGCGCTGCAGATTACGCTACGTAGTAATTTATGGCATGGGTTTACTAACCAGTTCGCCTACACCTGGAGCCACAATCTGGACGACTCCAGCGCCTTTAACATTCTCCCGCAGAACTCGAATAATCTGGCCGGAGATTGGGGCAACGCGGAGTATGACGTCCGAAACCACTTCTCCGCATATGTCAACTACGCGATTCCCACCCTTGCGTACGGACCGAAGGCTCTGACGCGCGGCTGGGAGGTCAACGGCATCCTCAAATTCCAGAACGGTGAGCCTGTCAACATCCTCAGCGGCTCGGACAACAGCGGTACGGCCGAGGGCGAAGACCGTGGCACCATCACAGGCTCGGCCCTCAACAACAACCGCTCGGTGCAGGGGCACTCCTTTGCGCAGTACCTCAACCCGAGCAGCTTTGCTGCGCCGGCTCCTGGTACCTATGGCAATCTGGGCCGCAACCAGGTCATCGGACCCGGCTTCTCAGACGTGGATTTGTCGCTGATTAAGAACATACCCATCTATAAGGAACGCGTCCGCGCGCAGTTCCGCGTGGAAATGTTCAACGTCTTAAACCACATCAACCTGGCAGCGCCGGTTAACAACGTCGCCTCGGGCAGTTTCGGCGCGAGCACTTCGACCATCGGCATCCAGTACGGCGCACCCGGCATCGGCTCCGGCGAACCGTATAACACTCAACTCGCCCTGAAGATCATTTTCTAA
- a CDS encoding VOC family protein: MPTMNKLAPFLWFNDNAEEAAEFYLSVFPHARRLDELRSKGVGPWPVGKIATITIELEGQEMVFLNGGPAHQLNPAFSFFVRCNSQEEIDNYWDKLIEGGKPMACGWLTDRFGLCWQIVPHNIGELINHPKAMEAMMGMIKMDLPALEAAAHEN; this comes from the coding sequence ATGCCAACCATGAACAAACTTGCGCCATTTCTCTGGTTCAATGACAACGCCGAAGAAGCTGCCGAGTTTTACCTCAGTGTCTTCCCGCACGCGCGCAGGCTCGATGAGCTGCGTTCCAAAGGCGTCGGCCCCTGGCCCGTGGGCAAGATTGCCACTATCACGATCGAGCTTGAGGGCCAGGAGATGGTCTTTCTCAACGGCGGCCCTGCGCATCAGCTCAACCCAGCCTTCTCGTTCTTCGTCCGTTGTAATTCTCAGGAAGAGATCGACAACTACTGGGACAAGTTGATCGAAGGTGGCAAACCCATGGCCTGCGGCTGGCTCACGGACCGCTTCGGCCTATGCTGGCAAATCGTGCCACACAATATCGGCGAGCTGATCAATCACCCCAAAGCCATGGAAGCCATGATGGGGATGATCAAGATGGATCTGCCCGCGCTGGAAGCCGCCGCACACGAGAACTGA
- a CDS encoding type II toxin-antitoxin system Phd/YefM family antitoxin → MQKMAAAQFKAQCLAVMDQVSQSGRAVVITKHGKAVVKLVPANEREDEIFGALAGIARITGDIENTVPASDWGVE, encoded by the coding sequence ATGCAAAAAATGGCCGCCGCACAATTCAAGGCTCAATGTCTCGCCGTGATGGATCAGGTATCACAAAGCGGTCGCGCCGTCGTGATTACCAAGCATGGCAAAGCTGTGGTGAAACTTGTTCCCGCAAACGAACGAGAGGATGAAATTTTCGGGGCTTTGGCAGGCATCGCCCGAATTACAGGAGATATAGAGAACACCGTTCCGGCCAGCGATTGGGGAGTGGAGTGA
- a CDS encoding type II toxin-antitoxin system VapC family toxin: MILLDTHILIWLLIAPDNLSPKAKKAILASRKSGPLALSAISLWEIAWLVENKRIAIDVSVDSFVKKCASYVQVLPITQEIAVRSVQFPKSYPNDPRDRIIGATAIVEGTRLLTHDKLIAKSGLVPLAL, translated from the coding sequence GTGATTCTTCTCGACACGCATATTCTGATCTGGCTCCTAATTGCCCCCGACAACCTTTCACCCAAAGCAAAGAAGGCGATTCTCGCGTCCCGTAAATCCGGGCCGCTTGCACTTTCTGCGATCAGCCTGTGGGAGATTGCATGGCTGGTGGAGAACAAGAGAATCGCTATCGATGTGAGCGTTGATTCCTTTGTCAAAAAATGCGCGTCCTATGTGCAAGTTCTCCCCATCACTCAGGAGATTGCGGTTCGTTCTGTTCAGTTCCCAAAATCCTACCCGAATGATCCGCGGGACAGAATCATCGGTGCTACGGCGATTGTTGAGGGCACTCGACTTTTGACTCACGACAAGCTGATCGCAAAGTCCGGCTTGGTTCCTCTAGCACTGTAA
- a CDS encoding cytochrome ubiquinol oxidase subunit I — protein sequence MSDLLAARSQMGMSLAFHIIFAVVGVALPRMMTIAEFLWHKTGDAAYLVLAKRWAKGTAILFAVGGRSLPQIV from the coding sequence ATGAGCGACTTACTGGCGGCCCGATCTCAAATGGGAATGTCACTGGCATTTCACATCATCTTTGCGGTGGTTGGTGTGGCCCTTCCGCGAATGATGACAATTGCGGAATTCCTGTGGCACAAAACCGGTGATGCGGCCTATCTGGTCCTGGCAAAACGCTGGGCAAAAGGTACAGCCATTTTGTTCGCTGTGGGGGGCAGGTCACTGCCGCAGATTGTTTGA
- a CDS encoding DUF1641 domain-containing protein: MAMPVDFREFTPKDARNDLLRRLEQAPHEHVEALLSTYELLQRMHDKGLIDVANGLLSASDTVVERCADMALSREGVNGIRVTFMLINLLSALDVGRMHALLSGSDSQPPSMLKLGRDAMSSDARRGMAAAVRLLNIFGSALRKQTGESRPAATPHASFWKSLTSRFYDNPVR; encoded by the coding sequence ATGGCAATGCCGGTAGATTTCCGTGAGTTTACGCCCAAGGACGCACGAAACGATCTCTTGAGAAGACTTGAGCAGGCTCCCCACGAGCATGTGGAAGCTCTGCTATCCACCTATGAACTGCTCCAGAGGATGCATGATAAAGGCCTCATCGATGTCGCCAACGGACTTCTGAGTGCGAGTGACACTGTGGTGGAGCGTTGCGCGGACATGGCGCTCTCGCGAGAGGGGGTCAACGGAATTCGAGTGACATTTATGCTCATCAACCTGTTGAGTGCGCTTGATGTTGGCCGGATGCATGCTCTCCTCTCCGGTAGCGACAGTCAGCCGCCGTCCATGCTGAAACTGGGACGGGACGCCATGAGTTCAGATGCCCGCCGCGGGATGGCTGCAGCAGTCCGTCTGCTGAACATTTTTGGGAGTGCCCTGCGCAAGCAGACAGGAGAATCGCGGCCCGCAGCCACACCTCACGCTTCGTTTTGGAAGTCTCTGACCAGTCGGTTCTATGACAATCCCGTTCGTTAA
- the fdhF gene encoding formate dehydrogenase subunit alpha, producing the protein MDQRKILKIEPLHGDANQISTCVKGKFGWEFVNHKDRLQTPLIRKGTTFREATWDEALDLVCNKLGSIKKDHGPDSIGIVVSSKTTNEDGYLMQKFARSVIGTNNVDNCSRYCQSPATEGLFRTVGLAGDAGSITDIGGSALVLIIGSNTAESHPVIATRIKRAHKLHGQRLIVADIRAHEMAERADIFFRPKPGTDLVWLSAMSRYMLEHGYARQEFLDQWVNGLDNYRKSLEPFTMEYAAQVCNLPIETLTRVAEEIGKAENMCVLWAMGITQHSMGSDSSTAISNLLLLTGNYMRPNCGAYPLRGHNNVQGASDIGAMPNNFPGYQHVTDDAIRKKFEERWGAPLSGVRGWDNHQMIDAIYDGKLRAMYLAGEDMISADANASHVAGGFEKLDFFVVQDIFFSETCRYADVVLPGAPALEKDGTFTNTERRIQRLYQAIPELGDSNADWKITQMIAQHMGAKWNYQHPSEIMAEMASLTPLYAGVRYDRLEGYNTLQWPVHEDGTDQPTLYLNGFEFPDKKARLYPLVFREPTDQPDAEFDLDLNNGRVLEHFHEGNLTHRVAGIHAENPERYIEISTDLAKERHIDSGQWVRVVSRHGAIKIKVLVTDRVFGKQVYLPLTSQEGPVNILTGSVVDPDTNTPAYKETAVKIEVLPEKGTNPLQPLNFRYSGRPTPQTGVEVERKWKRKDYRMPGTPALVQIETSK; encoded by the coding sequence GTGGACCAAAGAAAGATTCTCAAGATTGAGCCACTACACGGTGATGCGAACCAGATTTCGACATGCGTAAAGGGCAAGTTTGGATGGGAGTTTGTCAATCACAAGGATCGCCTCCAGACACCTCTCATTCGCAAGGGCACGACATTCCGGGAAGCGACATGGGACGAAGCGTTGGATTTGGTCTGCAATAAGCTGGGTTCGATCAAGAAAGATCATGGCCCGGATTCAATCGGTATCGTCGTCTCTTCAAAGACGACAAATGAGGATGGCTATCTCATGCAGAAATTCGCGCGGTCCGTCATTGGAACCAACAACGTCGACAACTGTTCCCGCTACTGTCAATCCCCTGCGACCGAGGGGCTGTTTCGCACGGTAGGGCTTGCGGGCGACGCCGGCTCCATCACGGACATCGGCGGTTCCGCCCTCGTTCTAATCATTGGGAGTAATACAGCCGAAAGCCATCCTGTCATTGCGACGCGTATCAAGCGCGCCCATAAACTCCATGGCCAGAGACTGATTGTCGCCGACATCCGCGCTCATGAGATGGCTGAACGTGCAGATATCTTCTTTCGGCCCAAGCCAGGCACAGACCTTGTCTGGCTATCGGCCATGAGCCGCTATATGCTCGAGCACGGATATGCCCGTCAGGAGTTTCTCGATCAATGGGTAAACGGGCTGGACAACTATCGTAAGAGCCTTGAACCCTTCACGATGGAGTATGCCGCCCAAGTCTGCAACCTGCCCATCGAGACGCTCACCAGGGTCGCCGAGGAGATTGGCAAGGCGGAAAACATGTGCGTCTTGTGGGCGATGGGAATTACGCAGCACTCGATGGGATCTGACTCGTCTACTGCTATCTCCAATCTCCTGCTGCTCACCGGAAACTATATGCGTCCCAATTGCGGAGCCTATCCGCTGCGGGGACACAACAACGTACAGGGTGCGAGTGACATCGGCGCCATGCCGAATAACTTTCCTGGCTACCAGCACGTTACCGACGACGCCATTCGGAAGAAGTTCGAAGAGCGCTGGGGCGCTCCCCTCTCCGGAGTACGCGGCTGGGATAACCACCAGATGATCGACGCAATCTATGATGGGAAGCTTCGTGCCATGTATCTCGCAGGGGAAGACATGATCTCTGCCGATGCGAACGCGAGCCACGTTGCTGGCGGATTCGAAAAGCTGGACTTTTTCGTAGTTCAGGACATCTTCTTTTCGGAAACCTGCCGTTATGCAGATGTGGTTCTGCCGGGAGCTCCTGCGCTCGAAAAGGACGGAACGTTCACGAACACCGAGCGGAGAATCCAACGGCTTTATCAGGCAATCCCCGAACTCGGGGACAGCAACGCTGATTGGAAGATCACTCAGATGATCGCGCAGCACATGGGAGCGAAATGGAACTATCAGCATCCTTCAGAAATTATGGCCGAGATGGCATCTCTAACCCCTCTTTACGCGGGCGTGCGCTATGATCGCCTCGAGGGCTACAACACTCTTCAATGGCCGGTACACGAGGATGGCACAGATCAACCAACGCTCTATCTGAACGGGTTCGAGTTTCCAGACAAGAAAGCTCGCCTGTATCCCCTCGTCTTCCGTGAACCAACCGATCAACCGGATGCAGAATTTGATCTGGATCTCAATAATGGGCGAGTGCTGGAGCACTTTCATGAGGGAAACCTGACGCACAGGGTGGCAGGTATTCACGCCGAGAATCCAGAACGATACATCGAGATTTCAACCGACCTGGCAAAGGAGCGGCACATTGATTCTGGCCAATGGGTCAGGGTTGTCAGCCGACACGGTGCGATCAAGATCAAAGTGCTTGTAACCGATCGCGTCTTTGGAAAGCAGGTTTATCTTCCGCTTACCTCCCAGGAGGGCCCGGTCAATATCCTGACAGGCTCAGTAGTCGATCCGGATACGAATACGCCGGCCTATAAGGAAACTGCAGTCAAGATTGAAGTTCTTCCTGAGAAGGGTACCAACCCACTCCAACCTTTGAACTTCCGCTACTCGGGCCGACCCACGCCCCAGACCGGAGTTGAAGTCGAGAGGAAGTGGAAACGCAAGGACTATCGGATGCCAGGAACTCCAGCGCTCGTTCAGATTGAAACCAGTAAATAG
- a CDS encoding 2Fe-2S iron-sulfur cluster-binding protein, with translation MTNPGSVLSVKAPVDTAKAGSEMFIDGKAVAVTDGELLLEAILREKQIPHVCYHSPLMGPIRSCDTCLVEVNGKLERACGTEVSPGLQVVTSSDRATSARSEAFDVILTNHMLYCTVCDNNNENCTVHNTALSLDVTHQRWPYKEKPYEVDYSNPFYRYDPNQCILCGRCVQACQTVEVNETLSIGWELDHPRVLWDGAMKIGGSSCVSCGHCVTVCPCNALMERSMLGEAGFMTGLPKTALDKMIDVVKDIEPEMGYTMIMQVSQTEAKMREERVKQTKTVCTFCGVGCSYDVWTKERFSRLSHYTVMRTRFRHA, from the coding sequence ATGACAAATCCCGGCAGCGTACTAAGCGTGAAGGCCCCGGTTGACACGGCTAAGGCAGGATCGGAAATGTTCATCGATGGAAAGGCTGTCGCTGTCACAGATGGGGAACTGCTCCTCGAAGCAATATTGCGCGAAAAGCAAATCCCGCATGTCTGCTATCACTCTCCACTGATGGGGCCAATCCGGAGTTGCGATACATGCCTCGTTGAAGTGAACGGAAAATTGGAACGCGCGTGCGGAACGGAAGTATCTCCCGGCTTGCAGGTCGTGACCAGTTCAGATCGTGCGACAAGCGCGCGATCTGAAGCGTTCGACGTCATCCTCACGAACCATATGCTCTATTGCACGGTCTGCGATAACAACAATGAAAACTGTACGGTTCACAACACTGCACTATCGCTGGATGTCACGCATCAGCGGTGGCCCTACAAGGAAAAGCCATACGAGGTCGACTACTCAAATCCCTTCTACCGCTACGACCCGAACCAGTGCATCCTCTGCGGACGTTGCGTGCAGGCTTGTCAGACCGTGGAAGTAAATGAAACGCTCTCCATCGGATGGGAGCTGGATCACCCGCGGGTCCTCTGGGATGGCGCGATGAAGATCGGAGGGTCAAGCTGTGTGTCCTGCGGTCATTGCGTAACCGTCTGCCCCTGTAATGCATTGATGGAACGGTCGATGTTGGGCGAAGCGGGATTTATGACCGGCCTGCCTAAAACGGCATTGGACAAGATGATCGATGTGGTGAAGGACATCGAACCTGAGATGGGTTACACGATGATCATGCAGGTTTCCCAAACGGAAGCGAAGATGCGCGAGGAAAGAGTCAAACAGACGAAGACAGTCTGCACTTTTTGCGGCGTCGGCTGTAGTTATGACGTGTGGACCAAAGAAAGATTCTCAAGATTGAGCCACTACACGGTGATGCGAACCAGATTTCGACATGCGTAA
- a CDS encoding response regulator, which translates to MSSNQLPQQLPKYCILCVDDDHIGLGLRTALLEDEGYFVTAVSCPLMALEYDVPQFHLAILDFDMPGLNGFQLLLRLRAAHASFPIVLLSGMSRELPNDIRIMFSSCLDKGEPIHLFLNTIRSYLTPIPDPPESQVMGRDLHPRYRGHRLWWLGKNEWRVPGRAEFNRGSARLCSAQIVAPFSVIDLDKRTIFLHNRRITCEQC; encoded by the coding sequence ATGAGTTCAAATCAGCTACCTCAGCAGCTCCCAAAATACTGCATTCTCTGTGTCGACGATGACCACATTGGCCTTGGATTGCGCACCGCTCTGCTCGAAGACGAGGGATACTTTGTGACCGCCGTCAGCTGTCCGTTGATGGCTCTGGAGTATGACGTGCCACAGTTCCACTTGGCAATACTAGATTTTGACATGCCCGGTCTTAACGGATTTCAGCTCTTACTGCGTCTACGCGCTGCACACGCATCTTTCCCGATCGTGTTGCTCAGCGGTATGAGTCGGGAGTTACCGAACGACATACGCATTATGTTCTCAAGCTGCCTCGACAAAGGAGAACCGATACATCTTTTCTTGAATACCATACGTTCCTATCTGACTCCGATCCCGGACCCACCGGAAAGCCAGGTAATGGGCAGAGATCTTCATCCTCGGTATCGAGGGCATCGGCTCTGGTGGTTGGGAAAAAACGAGTGGCGAGTACCGGGCCGCGCTGAGTTTAATAGGGGATCTGCCCGCCTCTGCTCGGCTCAAATTGTGGCACCGTTCAGTGTGATCGATTTGGACAAGCGGACTATTTTTCTCCATAACCGACGGATAACTTGTGAGCAGTGTTGA
- a CDS encoding RNA polymerase sigma factor, with protein MHLLTYATKESPIEITTDISDMYLVAAAKDGDHQAYAELCRRHSKQILQTVLRITRDVADAEDTLQETLLKAYIHIGEFEGRSAFSSWLTRIAINSALMLLRKKRSQPVYSFESVSDGDDFKLPEPMETSYNPEESCIQNALKDELDHVIRYLSPTLRAVMQIRHREDAPVAEIAKMLGISEAAVKSRLFRARSRIRRRLGRN; from the coding sequence ATGCACTTGCTGACTTACGCTACAAAAGAGTCACCTATTGAAATCACAACTGACATCAGCGATATGTATTTGGTTGCCGCTGCCAAAGACGGAGACCATCAGGCATATGCAGAGTTGTGCCGGCGGCATTCAAAACAGATTCTTCAAACTGTTCTACGGATTACACGCGACGTTGCGGATGCTGAGGACACCTTACAGGAGACGTTGCTGAAGGCATACATTCACATCGGAGAATTTGAAGGAAGGAGCGCCTTCTCTTCGTGGCTAACTCGAATCGCAATTAATTCCGCGTTGATGTTATTGCGAAAGAAGCGATCTCAACCTGTGTACAGCTTTGAAAGCGTTTCTGACGGGGACGATTTCAAGTTGCCTGAACCTATGGAGACCTCCTATAACCCCGAAGAGTCCTGCATTCAGAACGCTTTGAAAGATGAACTCGATCATGTCATTCGATATCTATCCCCTACTCTTCGGGCTGTAATGCAAATTCGGCACCGAGAAGACGCCCCAGTAGCGGAGATCGCGAAGATGTTGGGGATCTCCGAAGCAGCCGTGAAATCGCGCCTCTTCAGGGCCAGATCGCGGATTCGGAGACGCCTTGGCAGAAATTAG
- a CDS encoding nucleotidyl transferase AbiEii/AbiGii toxin family protein translates to MEQPPVLRTYPEFEDIQEDCPISVYSLNEIATEKVVALQDRARNEPRDLYDLWFLTSHAGVEIGHLIGAITEKSAFGKEILRASKPASSQKKARLKTLWGSRLGHQMEALPEYDEVFRTLRRALRQAGFPE, encoded by the coding sequence GTGGAGCAGCCTCCGGTTCTACGCACCTACCCAGAGTTTGAGGACATACAGGAAGATTGCCCAATCTCGGTGTACAGTCTGAACGAAATTGCTACCGAAAAAGTAGTAGCTCTCCAGGACCGAGCGCGCAACGAGCCGCGCGATCTATACGATCTCTGGTTCCTCACCTCTCACGCAGGTGTCGAAATCGGTCACCTCATCGGAGCCATTACGGAAAAATCCGCTTTCGGAAAAGAGATATTACGGGCATCGAAGCCCGCATCCTCGCAAAAAAAAGCTCGCCTAAAGACGCTGTGGGGCAGTCGCCTTGGACATCAGATGGAAGCATTGCCCGAATACGATGAGGTCTTTCGCACCCTGCGGCGTGCGCTTCGTCAAGCAGGCTTTCCTGAGTAA
- a CDS encoding MFS transporter, whose protein sequence is MQEQIAHTQPPSDSSSIELRPNQSKYLLLGLALATAMEFYTFESMNLVLPDITGSLGVSFDEASGLLTVYSSFLFLGVPLSFWLAARFGHKRFLIWNTALFAMMSVGAALSPALWIMLIFRAIEGLTGAGLTVWWLAGIYMIVPRENRGPSMMVASVRLYFASMAGLILSGFLTDRLNWRLICVPNIILASAAIRLLKRNFPVLPKVDSLRLRHTDYPGLILAVIGVLSLQVILSRGHIDDWFGSLFRPALT, encoded by the coding sequence ATGCAGGAACAGATAGCTCATACACAGCCGCCTTCAGACAGCTCTTCCATAGAACTGAGGCCCAACCAGAGCAAATATCTCCTGCTCGGTCTTGCCCTTGCGACGGCGATGGAATTTTATACCTTCGAGAGCATGAATCTCGTCCTTCCTGATATCACCGGATCGCTCGGCGTCTCTTTCGATGAGGCAAGCGGGTTACTGACGGTCTATAGTTCCTTTCTTTTTCTCGGTGTGCCATTGTCTTTCTGGTTGGCCGCTCGTTTCGGCCACAAACGCTTTCTGATATGGAATACGGCCCTGTTTGCCATGATGTCCGTGGGCGCCGCGTTGTCGCCTGCGTTATGGATCATGCTTATTTTCCGTGCTATCGAGGGATTGACTGGTGCCGGTCTCACCGTGTGGTGGCTAGCCGGAATCTACATGATTGTGCCGAGAGAGAACCGCGGTCCGTCCATGATGGTGGCTTCGGTGAGGCTGTATTTTGCAAGCATGGCGGGTCTGATCCTCAGCGGCTTTCTCACCGATCGCCTCAACTGGCGACTGATCTGCGTGCCAAATATTATTCTGGCTTCTGCAGCCATTCGGCTTCTGAAGAGAAATTTTCCTGTGTTGCCGAAAGTGGATTCGCTGCGATTGCGGCACACAGACTACCCAGGATTGATCCTTGCAGTCATTGGAGTTCTCTCTTTGCAGGTCATCCTGAGCCGCGGACACATCGACGACTGGTTCGGGTCTCTGTTCCGTCCGGCGCTTACGTGA